A window of the Desulfopila inferna genome harbors these coding sequences:
- the ftsE gene encoding cell division ATP-binding protein FtsE yields the protein MTENPSATGDTMVELIKVSKSYPPDVIALSNVSLSIDVGEMFFIIGKSGAGKTTLLKLISYMEPPNSGLIEVAGNDLRRLKGNKLAKLRQRIGVAYQDFKLLLDRTVSENIAISMEVSYKQPSQIQRRVRSLLDQLQLADKHNTITGELSRGEQQRITLARAVANSPALLLVDEPTGNLDAETTVRVMQLLHKSNKSGATVVIATHDESIYRNTDHRVMELRQGIIRGVRKAAVS from the coding sequence ATGACAGAAAATCCATCCGCCACCGGCGACACCATGGTTGAGCTGATCAAGGTCAGCAAATCATACCCCCCGGACGTAATTGCCTTGTCCAACGTCTCACTCTCCATTGATGTTGGCGAAATGTTTTTCATAATCGGCAAGAGTGGAGCCGGAAAAACGACATTGCTGAAACTGATCAGCTACATGGAGCCCCCAAACAGCGGCTTGATCGAGGTAGCCGGCAACGATCTGCGTCGCCTGAAAGGGAATAAACTGGCAAAGTTACGTCAGCGCATCGGTGTGGCCTATCAGGATTTCAAGCTCCTTCTCGACAGAACCGTCTCGGAGAATATAGCCATTTCCATGGAGGTTTCCTACAAGCAGCCTTCACAGATTCAAAGAAGGGTGCGTTCTCTTCTCGACCAGCTGCAGCTTGCCGACAAACACAATACCATCACCGGCGAACTCTCCCGCGGCGAACAGCAGCGCATCACTCTTGCCAGAGCAGTGGCAAACTCGCCCGCTTTGCTGCTGGTCGACGAACCGACCGGCAACCTCGACGCTGAAACGACGGTCCGGGTAATGCAGCTCCTTCACAAATCGAACAAGTCCGGAGCAACAGTTGTGATAGCCACCCATGACGAATCTATTTATCGAAATACCGATCACCGTGTTATGGAGTTACGGCAAGGCATAATTCGCGGCGTGCGGAAGGCGGCTGTCTCATGA
- the lspA gene encoding signal peptidase II: MLYFIIIAVTLIIDQFTKILIASRLSLYESIEVIPGFFNVVYVTNRGAAFSILADVDSWWRHPFFIFVGVIALGGLTLLYYRIRKDAPVQSIGLAFIAGGALGNLVDRIRVGAVIDFIDIYWSRFHWPAFNIADSAICIGVGLFLIFSFIEKENTK; this comes from the coding sequence GTGCTTTATTTTATTATAATCGCAGTGACGCTGATCATCGATCAGTTCACAAAAATTCTGATAGCGAGCAGACTGTCGCTTTATGAGTCAATAGAGGTTATTCCGGGATTTTTCAATGTGGTCTATGTTACTAATCGCGGCGCAGCTTTCAGTATACTGGCCGATGTCGATTCCTGGTGGCGTCATCCCTTCTTTATATTTGTGGGGGTGATCGCCCTGGGCGGCCTGACTCTGCTCTACTACCGCATACGAAAAGATGCACCTGTGCAGAGCATCGGTCTTGCTTTCATTGCAGGTGGGGCATTGGGGAACCTTGTCGATAGAATTCGGGTCGGTGCCGTTATAGATTTCATCGATATCTACTGGTCCCGATTTCACTGGCCGGCATTCAACATAGCTGACTCTGCAATATGTATCGGGGTGGGGCTGTTTTTGATATTCAGTTTTATTGAGAAGGAAAACACGAAATAA
- a CDS encoding murein hydrolase activator EnvC family protein codes for MLILIAAPCHADDIEDSERRRLEEKQKIEQEIKRNQIIIRRLQESLEDQQEGIEHTQLREKGVLEELQVLDQSLWKMADRLRQLEERMTQQQELIATKETELEEVRKVSEKVQLHMQNRIGAYYKLGKIDLINITFSTRTFPELLRFHDSFQTVIAYDQDLMKRYRNTIEDLEGAKTALTLEEGLLEEFISQANEEKQDILTARQNKNSLLNRVKTQALLHEQAIQEIEKAKKDLGSTLSAMKKKEILYDQGFLVNKGKHIAPVEGTIIRLFNQEAVNQFGITRKDPGIAISAPDGSKIHAVFDGDVIYSGYLKGYGNTIILDHGYDYFTITSRIERMLVTKGTKVKRNDIIGIMGSTATISDEGLYFEVRKKETPMDPLQWLDPRNLKFKDDTIR; via the coding sequence TTGTTAATATTGATTGCTGCTCCTTGCCATGCCGACGATATCGAAGACAGCGAACGCCGTCGTCTAGAGGAAAAACAGAAAATCGAACAGGAAATCAAGCGCAACCAGATTATAATTCGGCGTCTCCAGGAAAGTCTCGAAGATCAGCAGGAAGGTATAGAACATACCCAATTGCGTGAGAAAGGCGTCCTGGAAGAATTGCAGGTACTCGATCAGAGCCTCTGGAAAATGGCTGATCGACTGCGTCAGCTTGAGGAAAGAATGACGCAACAGCAGGAGCTCATTGCCACCAAGGAAACGGAACTCGAAGAGGTTCGGAAGGTAAGTGAAAAAGTACAGCTCCATATGCAGAATCGCATTGGCGCCTATTACAAACTTGGAAAAATAGACCTTATCAACATTACTTTCTCAACACGTACGTTTCCGGAACTGCTGAGATTTCATGACTCTTTCCAAACGGTAATCGCCTATGATCAGGATCTTATGAAGCGCTACCGAAATACCATTGAGGACCTCGAAGGCGCCAAGACCGCCCTGACTCTGGAGGAAGGCCTGCTTGAGGAATTTATTTCCCAGGCAAATGAAGAAAAGCAGGATATTCTGACTGCCCGACAAAACAAGAACAGCCTTCTCAACCGGGTTAAAACACAGGCTCTATTGCACGAGCAGGCTATTCAGGAAATTGAAAAGGCCAAAAAGGATCTCGGCAGTACTCTTAGCGCCATGAAGAAAAAGGAAATTCTCTATGACCAGGGGTTCCTTGTGAACAAGGGCAAGCATATTGCTCCCGTTGAAGGCACTATTATCAGGCTCTTTAATCAAGAGGCAGTAAATCAATTCGGAATCACCAGGAAGGATCCCGGCATTGCCATTAGCGCTCCTGACGGCAGCAAAATCCATGCTGTTTTTGACGGGGATGTCATTTATTCCGGTTATCTCAAAGGCTATGGGAATACCATAATTCTCGATCACGGTTATGATTATTTTACAATTACTTCACGCATTGAAAGAATGTTGGTGACGAAGGGCACAAAAGTAAAAAGAAATGATATAATAGGAATTATGGGATCGACCGCCACAATCTCTGATGAAGGACTTTATTTCGAAGTTCGCAAGAAAGAGACGCCGATGGATCCCCTGCAATGGCTCGACCCCAGAAACTTGAAGTTCAAAGACGATACCATCCGATGA
- a CDS encoding S41 family peptidase, whose amino-acid sequence MKFHKKLHILTFLFVVMTFALPSLGFSSPEVSQKEREQIYRKLELFSNVLSILQENYVEEINIEEVVDGAINGLLLSLDPHSSYLSPESFQDLQEETSGSFTGIGIEITIKNGKLTVVSPIEDTPADNAGLKANDTIVKIGERWTDDMSPMEAVKELRGPKGSEVTISIHRQGWEDLKEFTLVRDIIPVQSVRSVFIDEGIAYVRITNFQSHTTDDYIEMLATLQESQTIMAMILDLRNNPGGLLNQAVSIADLFLESGLIVYTKGRTEEQNIVFAAHQSGTLSEVPLIVLVNEGSASASEIVAGAIQDHKRGIILGTRTFGKGSVQTVIPLQGGAGLRMTTAKYFTPSGRSIQAQGIVPDIEVPYIAYIAEQENEQSSSAFPREADLRNHFLNSEIEKLKELSVPEESPSLDQIDDKDGILSRLEKDNQVQMALNILKGVNLLSSDKADLKSQK is encoded by the coding sequence ATGAAATTCCACAAAAAGCTGCATATCCTGACCTTCCTGTTTGTCGTAATGACCTTCGCTCTACCTTCCCTGGGATTTTCTTCCCCTGAAGTCAGCCAGAAGGAACGGGAACAGATATACAGGAAACTTGAACTGTTCTCCAACGTCCTTAGTATCCTTCAGGAAAACTATGTCGAAGAGATCAATATCGAAGAGGTTGTAGATGGAGCAATCAATGGCTTGCTGCTTTCCCTGGATCCACATTCTTCCTATCTTTCCCCCGAGAGTTTTCAGGATCTGCAGGAGGAGACCAGCGGAAGTTTCACCGGTATTGGTATCGAAATTACCATCAAGAATGGGAAATTGACCGTTGTCTCACCAATTGAAGATACTCCGGCAGATAATGCAGGTCTGAAGGCAAACGATACCATCGTCAAGATCGGCGAGCGATGGACCGACGATATGAGTCCAATGGAAGCCGTGAAGGAACTCAGAGGGCCCAAAGGCTCGGAGGTAACCATCTCCATCCATCGACAAGGTTGGGAGGATCTCAAAGAATTTACCCTGGTGCGGGATATCATCCCCGTCCAGTCGGTACGTTCCGTGTTTATTGACGAGGGAATCGCCTATGTCAGGATCACCAACTTTCAGAGCCATACCACCGACGATTACATCGAGATGCTGGCTACCCTCCAGGAATCTCAAACAATTATGGCTATGATACTTGATTTGAGAAACAATCCCGGAGGACTTTTGAATCAAGCCGTCTCCATAGCCGATCTTTTTCTTGAATCAGGACTTATCGTCTACACCAAAGGGCGCACCGAAGAACAGAATATCGTCTTTGCAGCTCATCAATCCGGAACGCTGAGCGAGGTTCCTCTGATAGTGCTGGTCAATGAAGGTTCGGCCAGTGCTTCTGAAATTGTAGCCGGCGCCATTCAGGATCATAAACGAGGGATCATCCTCGGCACCCGGACTTTCGGCAAAGGTTCGGTGCAAACCGTCATTCCGCTTCAGGGCGGAGCGGGTTTGCGGATGACCACTGCCAAATATTTTACTCCCTCAGGCAGATCAATCCAGGCACAGGGAATTGTTCCCGACATCGAGGTACCTTATATTGCCTATATTGCCGAGCAGGAGAATGAACAAAGCTCCAGTGCATTTCCGCGGGAAGCCGATCTTAGAAATCATTTTTTAAATTCTGAAATTGAAAAACTCAAGGAATTGTCCGTCCCCGAGGAAAGTCCCTCGTTAGACCAGATCGATGATAAAGACGGCATTCTTTCGAGGTTGGAAAAGGACAACCAGGTACAGATGGCCCTCAATATTCTCAAAGGAGTCAACCTGCTCTCTTCAGATAAGGCAGACCTGAAATCCCAGAAGTAA
- the era gene encoding GTPase Era — protein MDTITPFENVRSGLVAIVGPPNAGKSTLMNCLLGQKISIVTPKPQTTRNRILGVLNSADHQIVLVDTPGLHKADQVLNREMVRIAMESLADVDAILFLLDASILAKNTGRKGIDLGKYLSQTNAPVFLVLNKIDMVERGKLLPIIDQYKEQFAFESILPVSAKTGEGTTVLVDEILRVLPYGPRYFPEDIPTDSSERFLVGEIIREKVFLLTGQEIPYSTAVVIDAFIEESRTMTIHASIVVEKASQKGIIIGKGGRKLKSIGIAARKDIEKMVGEKVLLKLWVKVKKNWTENSGFLKELGF, from the coding sequence ATGGATACAATCACACCCTTTGAAAATGTTCGCTCCGGCCTGGTTGCCATAGTCGGTCCACCCAATGCCGGAAAATCAACCCTGATGAATTGCCTGCTTGGGCAAAAAATCTCAATCGTTACCCCAAAACCGCAGACGACGCGTAATAGAATACTGGGTGTTCTTAATAGCGCCGATCATCAAATTGTTCTGGTTGACACCCCTGGTCTGCACAAAGCGGATCAGGTTCTGAACAGGGAGATGGTGCGGATCGCCATGGAAAGTCTCGCTGACGTTGATGCAATTTTATTTTTACTCGACGCTTCCATTTTAGCGAAGAATACAGGAAGGAAAGGCATCGATTTGGGGAAGTATCTCAGTCAGACAAATGCACCGGTATTTCTGGTCCTCAATAAAATCGATATGGTCGAAAGAGGAAAACTGCTTCCCATCATAGATCAATATAAAGAGCAGTTTGCCTTTGAATCAATCCTGCCGGTTTCCGCAAAAACAGGAGAAGGCACCACTGTGCTGGTGGATGAAATTCTCAGAGTCCTGCCCTATGGACCGAGATACTTTCCTGAAGATATTCCTACCGACTCCTCGGAGAGATTCCTGGTAGGTGAAATAATCCGGGAGAAGGTTTTTCTTCTTACGGGTCAGGAGATCCCCTATTCTACCGCAGTGGTAATTGACGCCTTTATTGAAGAATCCAGAACGATGACCATACACGCTTCGATCGTTGTGGAAAAGGCTTCGCAGAAAGGCATCATCATCGGTAAAGGAGGACGGAAGCTGAAAAGTATCGGCATTGCGGCCAGGAAGGATATCGAGAAGATGGTAGGAGAAAAGGTCCTTTTAAAACTATGGGTCAAGGTCAAGAAAAACTGGACTGAAAACAGCGGCTTTCTCAAAGAGTTAGGATTTTAA
- a CDS encoding ACP S-malonyltransferase, whose translation MKIAVLFPGQGSQYLGMGREFLDASPDCREIMEITERVCDAPIGKLCLEGPMEELTRAIYLQPAITAVNLMCWRMLQKTLPAGVEIGCFAGHSLGEYSALHAAGVISTESTIRLVAERGALMWREGLKNPGGMRAVLGLNIEEVERHIGNCPEAARVTSANHNTEQQIVISGDIAGLDQVSKKLEEAGAKVIPLNVSVANHSPLVADAVPEFARFMEDIEFSSPHTPVYFNVTSAEEFNTAKIKEIMATQIASRVRWYETILKMVDSGVHTFIEVGPKTILKGMMRKIVPKGVKVNSLQFDSPESLKSCMEKLT comes from the coding sequence ATGAAGATTGCTGTTCTTTTTCCAGGCCAGGGTTCACAGTATCTCGGCATGGGCCGAGAGTTCCTCGACGCATCTCCGGATTGCAGGGAGATCATGGAAATTACCGAAAGAGTCTGCGATGCACCGATCGGCAAGTTATGCCTTGAGGGTCCTATGGAAGAGCTGACCCGGGCCATATACCTTCAGCCTGCCATTACCGCAGTCAATCTCATGTGCTGGCGGATGCTGCAAAAGACTTTGCCTGCCGGAGTTGAAATTGGCTGTTTCGCAGGGCACAGTCTGGGAGAATATTCCGCTCTTCACGCGGCAGGAGTCATTTCCACGGAATCAACCATTCGCCTGGTCGCGGAACGCGGCGCCTTAATGTGGAGGGAGGGCCTGAAGAATCCCGGTGGTATGCGTGCCGTACTCGGCTTGAATATCGAGGAAGTTGAACGCCACATCGGTAATTGTCCTGAAGCTGCAAGGGTGACATCCGCTAATCACAACACCGAACAACAGATCGTTATCTCTGGAGATATTGCCGGTCTCGATCAGGTATCAAAAAAGCTGGAAGAGGCGGGGGCAAAGGTCATTCCCCTCAATGTCAGCGTTGCCAATCATAGCCCGCTGGTAGCCGATGCCGTGCCTGAATTCGCCAGGTTTATGGAAGATATAGAATTTTCAAGTCCGCATACGCCTGTTTATTTTAATGTGACCTCCGCTGAAGAATTCAATACCGCAAAGATTAAAGAAATCATGGCTACCCAGATAGCATCTCGGGTTCGCTGGTATGAAACTATCCTTAAAATGGTGGATTCGGGAGTACATACTTTTATTGAGGTTGGACCGAAAACAATACTCAAGGGAATGATGCGAAAGATCGTACCAAAGGGTGTGAAAGTCAATTCTCTGCAGTTCGATTCTCCCGAAAGTCTTAAAAGTTGCATGGAAAAACTGACCTGA
- the ftsX gene encoding permease-like cell division protein FtsX — MRFWLAVLRQAGRNLRQTWPSQLMTLLTVSLSVLIFAFFYLVYTNMISSGEKLGDDLRLIIYLEDDPGPQMREQIRRKIINFDDVEDIIFVSSAEAYERFAEQLGGNKDVLEDIPKDFLPASVEVIPLKNLRSLNQVKLFSEYLSSLPGTLKVQYGQEWVERFYYFTRLLSIVVFLSGSLLILTTIFMVSYTIRLTIFNRQAELELLKLVGATNNYIRTPFLIEGVLQGLLGSSLGIFSLFLLYQWIKAHFSGPGLLELFSFTFFSPEVVLAIVTTSIILCSAGSFTSMQKYLRI, encoded by the coding sequence ATGAGATTCTGGCTTGCAGTCCTGCGCCAGGCAGGAAGAAACCTGAGACAGACATGGCCATCGCAGCTTATGACGCTGCTGACCGTCAGTCTGTCCGTGCTGATATTCGCCTTCTTCTATCTGGTCTACACCAATATGATCAGCTCCGGTGAGAAACTCGGCGATGATCTTCGCCTGATTATCTATCTCGAGGATGATCCCGGACCGCAGATGCGTGAACAGATTCGCCGTAAAATCATTAACTTTGATGATGTTGAAGATATTATTTTTGTTTCCAGCGCCGAGGCCTATGAGAGATTTGCAGAGCAGCTGGGTGGCAATAAGGATGTGCTCGAGGATATTCCCAAAGACTTCCTTCCTGCTTCCGTAGAAGTCATTCCTCTGAAAAATCTGCGGAGTCTCAACCAGGTCAAGCTTTTTTCCGAATATCTATCGAGTCTGCCCGGCACCCTTAAAGTGCAGTATGGCCAGGAATGGGTCGAGCGTTTTTACTATTTTACCAGACTGCTCTCTATTGTCGTCTTCCTGAGCGGCTCACTGCTCATTCTCACCACGATTTTCATGGTTTCGTATACCATCAGGCTGACAATTTTCAACAGACAGGCAGAGCTGGAATTACTGAAACTGGTAGGAGCCACCAACAATTACATCCGTACCCCGTTTCTCATCGAGGGTGTGCTTCAAGGCCTTCTGGGTTCTTCACTGGGTATTTTCTCTCTGTTTTTGCTCTATCAATGGATCAAGGCTCATTTTTCGGGTCCGGGACTTCTGGAACTTTTTTCCTTCACCTTTTTCTCACCGGAAGTGGTTCTCGCAATAGTTACAACATCGATCATCCTCTGCTCCGCCGGAAGTTTTACCTCAATGCAGAAATATCTGCGTATATAG
- the ileS gene encoding isoleucine--tRNA ligase, whose product MDYRATLNLPQTSFKMKANLSQKEPMYLKRWEKEDLYGQLQENAKDKPLFILHDGPPYANGHIHLGTAFNKILKDIILKSRRMAGFNAPYIPGWDCHGLPIEHNVDKELGDKKKTIPILSKRTACRKYAEKWIKDQKAEFKRLGVLGDWDNPYLTMNYRYEAAIAREFNSFLLNGSVIRNKKPVYWCSTCTTALAEAEVEYFDHRSPSIYVKFQVKDDIADIDPALSGDKLFVIIWTTTPWTLPANLAIAFHPDFVYAAVRTGEETWILAKDLVEKVMEEVGIGDYTILAEFSAAQLEKRHCRHPLMERDSLMVLADYVTTEAGTGCVHTAPGHGADDYLTGLRYGLEVLSPVDNEGIYTSEAGAYQGLKVPEVNDRINEDLAQSGALVHKDEMHHSYPHCWRCKKPVMYRATPQWFISMEKNDLRKKALASIDKVVWTPSWGKQRIYSMVEGRPDWCLSRQRAWGVPITVISCKDCGEVVRDNRLVEKIDELFKKEGADAWFRHDLDVFLEDGTTCTACGSGEFVKEDDILDVWFDSGVSHAAVCEEREELRWPADLYLEGSDQHRGWFQSSLLTAVGTRGRAPFDGVLTHGYVVDGQGKKMSKSIGNVVAPQEVIDKYGAEILRLWVASEDYRDDVKVSEEILKQVSDAYRKIRNTIRYMLGNLSDFEAERHRVEVAELPELDRWALKRFDELNTKVKKAYEKYEFHSIYHNLNYFCGTTMSSFYLDIIKDRLYTAGTEAPSRRAAQTVLHDILDGMLKLMAPILSFTAAETWEHFYSLDAKAPLSQSVFFTEFAASGEGIMDEVLDSKWNRLIEIRTEITRALEIARREKVIGHPLEAEVLLKSDADLEPFLVDEWQTIKEISIVSALKHTNETVEAELPPYVSETVKGLVIMVRPAAGEKCERCWIRSTSVGSHEQHPQLCDRCNTVLESMHISEE is encoded by the coding sequence ATGGACTACAGGGCGACACTGAACCTGCCCCAAACCAGTTTCAAGATGAAGGCAAACCTTTCGCAAAAGGAACCGATGTATCTCAAGCGGTGGGAGAAGGAAGATTTATATGGGCAGCTTCAGGAGAACGCAAAGGATAAACCTTTGTTCATATTGCATGACGGTCCTCCATATGCCAATGGACATATCCATCTTGGTACGGCATTTAATAAAATTCTCAAGGATATTATCCTCAAATCCCGCAGAATGGCAGGATTTAATGCCCCGTATATTCCGGGATGGGACTGCCACGGCCTTCCCATTGAGCATAATGTCGATAAAGAACTTGGAGATAAGAAAAAGACCATACCAATTCTCTCAAAAAGAACGGCGTGCAGGAAATATGCGGAAAAATGGATAAAAGATCAGAAAGCAGAATTCAAGCGGCTGGGTGTGCTGGGTGATTGGGATAATCCGTATCTTACCATGAATTACAGGTATGAAGCTGCCATTGCCCGCGAATTCAATTCCTTCTTGTTAAACGGTTCGGTTATCCGCAACAAGAAACCCGTCTACTGGTGTTCAACCTGTACAACCGCTCTGGCGGAGGCGGAGGTTGAGTATTTTGACCACCGATCTCCCTCGATCTATGTAAAATTTCAAGTTAAAGACGATATTGCCGATATCGATCCTGCACTTTCCGGCGACAAGCTGTTTGTCATTATCTGGACCACAACCCCATGGACTCTGCCTGCTAACCTGGCCATTGCCTTTCATCCGGATTTCGTCTATGCCGCAGTCAGGACCGGCGAGGAAACCTGGATACTGGCCAAGGATCTGGTTGAAAAAGTTATGGAGGAGGTTGGCATCGGCGATTATACAATCCTTGCCGAGTTTTCCGCTGCTCAGCTGGAGAAACGCCACTGTCGTCATCCCCTCATGGAGCGGGATTCACTTATGGTACTCGCCGACTACGTCACCACGGAAGCCGGTACCGGATGTGTTCATACTGCGCCCGGTCATGGCGCCGACGACTATCTGACCGGACTGCGATACGGACTTGAAGTCCTTTCACCAGTAGACAATGAGGGAATCTACACCTCTGAAGCCGGTGCATATCAGGGACTGAAAGTCCCTGAGGTGAATGATCGCATCAATGAGGATCTGGCACAATCTGGTGCGCTTGTCCATAAGGATGAGATGCATCATAGTTATCCCCATTGCTGGAGATGCAAAAAACCGGTGATGTACAGAGCGACCCCGCAATGGTTCATTTCCATGGAAAAAAACGATCTCCGGAAAAAGGCGCTCGCCAGTATTGATAAAGTGGTGTGGACCCCATCCTGGGGCAAGCAGAGAATATACTCAATGGTCGAAGGGCGGCCCGATTGGTGTTTATCCAGACAGCGTGCCTGGGGAGTACCGATTACCGTTATCAGCTGCAAGGACTGCGGTGAGGTGGTCAGGGACAACAGACTTGTCGAGAAGATAGATGAATTGTTCAAGAAAGAGGGTGCCGATGCCTGGTTCAGGCATGATCTCGATGTTTTTCTGGAAGATGGTACTACATGTACAGCTTGCGGGAGTGGCGAATTTGTCAAAGAGGACGATATTCTCGATGTCTGGTTTGATTCGGGAGTAAGTCATGCTGCCGTCTGCGAGGAGCGGGAAGAACTGCGCTGGCCCGCCGATCTCTATCTCGAAGGAAGCGATCAGCACCGGGGTTGGTTTCAAAGCTCACTGCTTACCGCGGTGGGAACCCGTGGGCGAGCACCTTTTGATGGAGTTTTGACTCACGGGTATGTTGTCGACGGCCAGGGTAAGAAGATGTCGAAGTCCATCGGTAATGTCGTTGCTCCCCAGGAAGTCATAGATAAGTATGGAGCGGAGATCCTGCGCCTCTGGGTCGCCAGCGAAGATTATCGTGATGATGTCAAGGTTTCCGAGGAGATCCTCAAGCAGGTATCCGACGCCTATCGAAAAATCCGCAATACAATCAGATATATGTTGGGAAATCTCAGCGATTTTGAAGCGGAAAGACATCGAGTGGAGGTCGCCGAACTGCCGGAGCTGGACCGCTGGGCCCTGAAGCGCTTTGACGAGCTTAACACCAAAGTCAAAAAGGCTTACGAGAAGTATGAATTCCACTCGATCTACCACAACCTCAACTACTTTTGTGGTACGACCATGAGTTCTTTCTATCTCGACATCATCAAGGACCGGCTTTACACGGCGGGTACCGAGGCGCCTTCACGACGGGCTGCACAGACAGTGCTGCATGACATCCTGGACGGCATGCTGAAACTCATGGCTCCCATTCTCAGTTTCACTGCTGCGGAAACCTGGGAACATTTTTATAGCCTCGATGCCAAGGCGCCGTTGTCTCAATCTGTTTTCTTTACGGAATTCGCCGCTTCCGGAGAGGGGATCATGGATGAAGTGCTGGATTCCAAATGGAACCGACTCATTGAAATTCGTACGGAAATTACCAGAGCCCTCGAGATTGCCAGGCGCGAAAAAGTCATCGGTCATCCCCTGGAGGCCGAGGTGCTGCTGAAATCCGATGCGGACCTGGAGCCCTTTCTGGTTGATGAATGGCAGACAATCAAGGAAATCTCGATTGTTTCCGCTCTGAAACATACCAACGAGACGGTTGAGGCGGAGTTGCCGCCATATGTCAGTGAGACAGTCAAAGGACTGGTAATCATGGTTCGTCCGGCCGCGGGAGAGAAATGCGAACGATGCTGGATACGCTCGACAAGTGTCGGCAGCCATGAACAGCACCCACAGTTGTGTGACAGATGCAACACCGTCTTGGAAAGTATGCATATTTCAGAAGAGTAA